The proteins below come from a single Papaver somniferum cultivar HN1 chromosome 11, ASM357369v1, whole genome shotgun sequence genomic window:
- the LOC113323138 gene encoding putative HVA22-like protein g, producing the protein MLGDFLTRILIMLVGYAYPAFECYKTVEKNKIEIEQLRFWCQYWIIVAILTVAERFTDFFISWLPMYGEMKLVFFVYLWYPKTKGTSYVYATFLKPYLSKHETEIDRKVLELKARAWDMFILYWQNFAAYGQTTFFQILQYLAAQSSKAKENAFQKPSSQSTGEPPAPPSPKATDSPTYLRKQPTSPSTVLKRSVSQRSKAESVTLQQKNTETVVVHEKNLSVGGKTYSSSSETSTMTETITNKLDDHHQQNNGTRESSGMDDTLRSALTKLRRSNSRPQ; encoded by the exons ATGTTGGGAGATTTCTTGACCCGTATTCTCAT AATGCTTGTGGGATACGCTTATCCGGCTTTCGAATGTTACAAAACTGTTGAAAAGAATAAAATTGAGATTGAACAGCTTCGCTTTTGGTGTCAATATTG GATCATTGTTGCAATTCTTACTGTCGCGGAGAGATTTACAGATTTTTTCATTTCATG GTTGCCTATGTATGGCGAAATGAAGTTAGTATTCTTCGTGTACTTGTGGTATCCGAAGACCAAG GGAACTAGCTATGTGTATGCAACATTTTTGAAGCCTTATTTGTCAAAACATGAAACCGAAATCGATCGGAAAGTGCTGGAACTAAAGGCTAGAGCCTGGGATATGTTTATCTTGTATTGGCAGAACTTTGCAGCCTATGGGCAAACTACATTCTTCCAAATCCTCCAATACTTGGCTGCTCAATCCTCAAAGGCCAAAGAAAACGCTTTTCAG AAGCCAAGTTCCCAATCAACAGGTGAACCACCAGCACCTCCTTCTCCAAAGGCAACAGATTCTCCAACTTATCTTCGAAAACAACCAACCTCGCCATCAACTGTGCTTAAGCGTTCAGTCTCACAAAGAAGTAAAGCAGAATCAGTAACATTACAACAAAAAAATACAGAAACAGTAGTAGTACACGAGAAGAATTTGTCAGTGGGCGGCAAGACATACTCGTCGTCATCAGAAACATCAACTATGACTGAAACTATAACCAACAAATTAGATGACCACCATCAACAGAACAACGGCACGCGAGAGTCATCGGGTATGGACGACACCTTACGTTCAGCATTGACAAAGCTAAGGCGGTCGAACTCTCGACCTCAGTAG